Genomic DNA from Cucurbita pepo subsp. pepo cultivar mu-cu-16 chromosome LG13, ASM280686v2, whole genome shotgun sequence:
TTATATTCACCTCGAGTTGGGGCAAAGTGCAAGCTTCTCCGTCTACCAGCATTCCATCTGTAGCACGTAAAAGAAGGTCGGATGCGCTTGCTAAAGTTATTAATGATTCCAGCGTATCATGATTTCTCATGAGTTCAACAATCAATTTGATGATCCGCTGGTTGATTCTCCACATCTTCTGCCCTTGGTTATCATCTTTAGCAATCCAAGGCTGGAATTCTTTATCAGCCTGACAATCCCAGAAAGCAATAAACTCAACTATAATACATGAAGCATTCAATAGAGATAAAGCCATAAATCGTTCGCCTAGCACAATTTTTTGCTACATGGGAAAAGGCGTTCTCCgctattataaaaaaattgatggcATTAACACATTTATTTACCACGAATAGGAATCGTGATAGTtctaatgaaaatgatataagaATAAATTGAAGCAATAAACAAGTTGACTAGAAAATAAACCTGAAGCACAACAGCTGCAGCTGCTTTTGCTGGGGATGCAGATACAACATTGCATAATGCATCGACTACCTATAAAATTGAAGCATATTTGTCAGTCATAATCCTTGCTTACAATGGACAGAAAGAAGGCAGAAGTTAGCTTACCTGTCTCCATCCCTGCAGAGCAGACGTGCCTTCCGCACTGGGTTGAATTTCGGGGGTCGCAATTAACTTGTGCCATAAAAGTGAAACAACGGAGAAACATAACTCTTGCTTCTCTGCCAGAACTGATCTCAAGAGAATTTGTGCACATCCATTGAATCCTATATGCCTATCAATTGTGAGAAAATTTGCGAGTTCAGAAGCATCTAACTGGAAACTCGCTATACGCTTTCCCAACGTGTTTTCCAAGTCAACATTTGAATCTGATGCTCTTTCAAATGAAAGTTTCGATCTAACATGGCATGACTCTTCGGATTTAGGGACAGATTGCTGTCCAGTCTCGAAGTAGACATGGTCATCGTGTTGAGTTGGCTTTCGGCCTGCTGAAGACACACAAGAGTATTCAGAAGTTGGTGCATGCACTAAGTGCACTTCTAATGGCTCAGCCCTATTGACAATAGATGCAACAGCTTTGCTGTGAATATCAATGAGGTTGTAAAGCGATGAAGCCCGGGTGTAAATTTCTTCGTCCCACTTGCACCGCATCAAAACGGAGAGCGCATGCATGCAAGCTCTTGACCGTCGAAATAGTTCTGAAACATGAGCAGCAACCATAGCAGCAGCAACTATTTCATTTGAACTGTAACTCCAGGATGTTCCGAGAGATGAAGGCTTCAGGGAAAAGAGAGCCTCCAAAATTGATAAGATTCTGTGAGTATGGCGAATTGCCGAGTCAATACTACTTTGAAGTTCAAAAGAAGATCCATTTATTTTGACTAACTTGGCCACATCTTGCAAACTTTTGAAACTCGAATGCTTCCTTCCCCGTGACATCAATGGAAATAGCTGCAGTTCACAAGCAAGAGCACAAACAGCAGCAAGAACATAAGAATCAAAAGCTGATACAGGTCCTTGTTTATTCATCctactttttgtttcttttctttttctggaCATGTCTTGATCGGGCTCaaccctttcttcttcctgaAAATTCCCACTATcgcttcttcttttctttcttccgtTCGATTGAGCTTCATGACTTACACAAACAGTTAACACAATAAAAAGTAAACGTGAAGCAAGCTCTTCAGAGGCACACGATTCTAAGAAAAGAGAGTGAACCATCATCCGGAGCTCCGATAGTGAAAGGTTTTTAGAGGCACAGCCAATTCCAGAAAGATATTTGAGTTTCCTTGTACGCTCTGATGAAGTCTCGGATGGAAATGCTCTTTGAAGAATCGCTTCTACCGTAGCAACAAATATCTTCATCAGACATGCTTCGGATGGACTGCCACGAGGAAGATATTCAAGGACCTTAAGAAGTGGTATGTACAGATTCCAAGACAATAGGGGAGGTTGTAGTGGCGTTGCAACAACAATTTCTGGAAGATCAACTGCAGAAGAACTTAACGGAATCAAGCCATAAGCAGCTTCCCAAATGGTACAGATTCTCCATTCAACTTCCAGACCATGGGCACAAAGCATGGATGCAATCCCTTGGGCAGTTGCTTCAATTGTCGCTTCTGCTGCTGGAACTTCTATCTGGAATAAGCCAATATAGCTTGAATGTTAGAAACTATAATAATTGTAACAGACGAGCATTCATAACATCCCAAGTTATAATTTTGTGTTAAGTGCAGTCCAACAGGTACCTGTCTCCGGTAGGACGATATATAATCACCCAATGGTTCGTGTTGAATTTCAGCTCCCTCAACTTGCCTCAAAGGAGGAAAAAGCAATGCAGGTTGGGAGAGTATCCGGAAAAGTAACGCTGCTGCAGCGTCAGCAGCAATACCGACTCGCATTGACATTGCAGTTCCTATGGCACGTAAGAAATGCAAGTGCATCCAGTTCCTAGGAAGCTGCAGTAAATAAACTTCGATTAAGATATAGATGAAATAGAAACATGACGAGTCAATTAGCAACTGTATCACATCTTATCcatacaaatgaaaaaaaggagaagataTAGACATAGAAGATCCATTAACCGATCAATAGCAATCAGCAGATAATTTTTCCATCAACTGGAGATAATTCCTGGAATTCAATAACTATGTATACCTGTTTACCAACTATGCAAGCAAGCGAGACGAACCATATCTATACCACTTCAACATTTAAATCTTTTCGTGTGTGGAACAAACCCTGCAGTTGGGTTCAATGAAGTTATGGATGGGTAccatattttgaataaaattagtttattatgTGCCTTATTATATTGGTCTAGTCTTAGACTCTAGGAAGCCTGCAAATTTAAGGAACAAAACAAGAATGTTGTTATATATAGTTGTtcacaattcttttttttttttccaaatctGTTTACTCCCATCCAACATAACTTCCCTCctaaattttagagagaagATTAAATGAAGTGGAAATTCAAAAAAGGGACtgacataattttatttttctcagcTAGCTTGCATCTTCAGAAAAGATAATCAAAATCAGTTGATACTAAAACTACATTAATATTTGGGAATCAACCATCAAACCTTGAatttattctcattttttgttttcatccgTTGGTTGGGTAGCTTGCTTTTATGTGGAAATAAGAACTGGTtcctttaaattaataaatggataactttaatttatgaaataataaaaggcTAGTCACTCCTAAGCATCCCAAGGACATCACGATGCAGGagttaatgaatatttttgttgttatgtctgctcaaaatttaattttatcataggACAAAGATTTTATGTAACTAAGAAAACTGGTGATAGCAATTATGTTAAGCCTACTGGGGCATAATATTCTTGGCTTGCAGGTTTTGTTCAAGAATTGAgcaattgttcttttttggcATAAacttttttgcccttttttCCGATTCTTTTCtacctttctctctttttccaaAATCTCCAACAGAGGTGAATAATTTCAAGGgagtgaaaaggaaaaagaaagtatgTGAAGGAAAATAATAGCATCAACACTAAAACTGGCTTACTCTTATTCCAGACGCGTAGTCTTCAGCAGCCCGAAGAAGTTCTACAAGCTGAACAGCCGCATCAAGAGCATCGGGAGCCCATGAAGGAGGTGCTTCTAGAAGCCCAAGAAGAAGTCTTTGAGTAGCACTTGGAGTAGCGATAGCATAATAcctaagtaaaaaatatatgagtATGCCATTGAGGCtaagttgaaaatatttaaaaaattcattcatttctttcttccaaattAGAATTTGACCTGTGAAATAAACGTGCATAAGGCTCTAAAGCAGGTAGGCCAGCAACTAGATGCTCATCCAAGGCTGTAGTGGGTGGAGGAAGTAAAAGTGCAGGAACAGCTGCTGCTGTTAAAGTGGCAGTCTCATAACGAGCGACTTCTTCATCACATACACTTAATATAACACCAGCACCATTAGCAACCGCCCATCTTGGAGTTGACGGTACAAGTTGTGGATGCTTTCCAGACCCACGAGATGTAGCtatgagaaagaaagaaaaaaaaaatagcattgAAAGCCCTTGTCTCGATATGGAAATACTAACCAATCTTTTGggtaataaatttatataatacattaatggaagaagaaaaaagtaacatcaaagaagaaatttcattcagtTCGTTAAAAGGATAATGGGCAAACCAGTTGTAGGCGGCTTTAGTTCTCCAGCTGCATATTTTCCCATAACACCACTACACCTGTCGGATGCAAATCATTGTAAGATCGGGTGAAATAATCTGACAGAAAAATCAAAACGATCACGCTTAGAGCCTCAATGGACTTCAACAGTTGAAACACATTTCTTTCCTTACGAATGGATTTGAAATCTTTGGAACTCCAAATAAGTTCAGAGTCGAGTCCGAGGCTTAACCACTACCATATCATTACTAACACTTCTAGTTAAATATGAATCTGAAGAAATAAAAGGTGACCCTCTCTTTTATAGCGTCCAAGTACACATACAGATTCAAAATTGGTTTCCATGATTGCATATGCACGACAGATAACCAACCGAGTCCTACTACTTTCGTTGAtgtaaatactaaaatttgaacataactGCTCACCAGCGGAAGTAGTCGCTTCTGATGCCTAGAGGTGCTGCAAGCAATATGTCTGTGATCCACGGAGAAAGGGGCCTTAAGGGCTTCCTTTCCTGATTCGAAGGTGTCTGGCTGGGTGCCACATTGCTAGAGTCACTGGTTGTTGTATCGGTGTCACAACcacttctttctccttccatATTCTGTTGTTCCGTCTTATATATGGGACGATTATAATGAGTCAAAATTCTCAAGATCTCACCACATGCCAGAGCCCACTGTTCAGAGTAATCGTGCTGAGGAAAACAATACATGTGAGGCAACATACAACTCTGAATCTAATAGA
This window encodes:
- the LOC111808293 gene encoding protein GIGANTEA — protein: MMASSSERWIDRLQFSSLFWTPPRDEQQRKAEITTYVECLGQFTSEQFPEDIAELIRSHYPWKEKRLIDDVLATFVLHHPEHGHAVILPIISCIIDGSMVYCKSGSPFSSFISLFCPDAEHDYSEQWALACGEILRILTHYNRPIYKTEQQNMEGERSGCDTDTTTSDSSNVAPSQTPSNQERKPLRPLSPWITDILLAAPLGIRSDYFRWCSGVMGKYAAGELKPPTTATSRGSGKHPQLVPSTPRWAVANGAGVILSVCDEEVARYETATLTAAAVPALLLPPPTTALDEHLVAGLPALEPYARLFHRYYAIATPSATQRLLLGLLEAPPSWAPDALDAAVQLVELLRAAEDYASGIRLPRNWMHLHFLRAIGTAMSMRVGIAADAAAALLFRILSQPALLFPPLRQVEGAEIQHEPLGDYISSYRRQIEVPAAEATIEATAQGIASMLCAHGLEVEWRICTIWEAAYGLIPLSSSAVDLPEIVVATPLQPPLLSWNLYIPLLKVLEYLPRGSPSEACLMKIFVATVEAILQRAFPSETSSERTRKLKYLSGIGCASKNLSLSELRMMVHSLFLESCASEELASRLLFIVLTVCVSHEAQSNGRKKRRSDSGNFQEEERVEPDQDMSRKRKETKSRMNKQGPVSAFDSYVLAAVCALACELQLFPLMSRGRKHSSFKSLQDVAKLVKINGSSFELQSSIDSAIRHTHRILSILEALFSLKPSSLGTSWSYSSNEIVAAAMVAAHVSELFRRSRACMHALSVLMRCKWDEEIYTRASSLYNLIDIHSKAVASIVNRAEPLEVHLVHAPTSEYSCVSSAGRKPTQHDDHVYFETGQQSVPKSEESCHVRSKLSFERASDSNVDLENTLGKRIASFQLDASELANFLTIDRHIGFNGCAQILLRSVLAEKQELCFSVVSLLWHKLIATPEIQPSAEGTSALQGWRQVVDALCNVVSASPAKAAAAVVLQADKEFQPWIAKDDNQGQKMWRINQRIIKLIVELMRNHDTLESLITLASASDLLLRATDGMLVDGEACTLPQLELLEATARAVRPVLELGESGLSIADGLANLLKCRLPATVRCLSHPSAHVRTLSTSVLRDILQTGSYVGRSAHKNINGVHSSSFQYFDMEAINWKDDLEKCLTWEAHSRLVTGMPIEGLHVAAKELGCSISL